The Longimicrobium sp. sequence CGCGACACGTAAGGCGCGGCGCGGCCATCGCCATCCGCTGACGGCGGTGTGTTACGGGGGGCGGCGTCGATCATCGGCATCGGACGGAAGGAGGGGCGCGCAAGAACCGGCGTGCAATTTGTCACTCCGCCTTCCACCGGTCTTGAAGAAAAATGCGCCCCGCCCTCCCTACACCACTTCCACCTCGTCGGCGTAGCACCAGCGCCAGCTCTCCCCCGGCTCGATGCTCTGCACGATGGGGTGTGTCGTCACGTGGAAGTGCTTCGTGGCGTGGCGGTTGGGCGACGAGTCGCAGCACCCCACGTGCCCGCACGAGAGGCACAGCCGCAG is a genomic window containing:
- a CDS encoding UBP-type zinc finger domain-containing protein, with the translated sequence MQRCTHTDQIRDVSPNSKGCEECLKIGSGWVHLRLCLSCGHVGCCDSSPNRHATKHFHVTTHPIVQSIEPGESWRWCYADEVEVV